In a single window of the Pyramidobacter porci genome:
- a CDS encoding ABC transporter permease, translating into MLKYAIRRIFILIPVILSVMFILFTILYFTPGDPARIALGEEATPEAIESFRDEHGLNDPFFVQFGHYVYNAVTKFDLGYSYNMKSPVSQELAIRIPTTMKLAFAAVLFSTLLGLPLGILSAIKQYSLLDSVVTVFILLGVSMPTFWTGLLLILAFSVKLGWLPSMGFDTLSEMVLPVVTLSGSSTALFAKMTRSSMLEVIKSDYIRTARAKGQKEGVVIWRHALPNALIPIMTIISMQFGALLGGSIVTEAIFSISGVGRLMLEAINLRDYPIIQGGVLFISVAYCFINLAVDLLYAVVDPRIHVK; encoded by the coding sequence GTGCTGAAGTACGCTATCCGCCGAATTTTTATTCTGATCCCTGTCATTCTCAGCGTCATGTTCATCCTCTTCACCATCCTCTACTTTACGCCCGGAGATCCGGCGCGCATCGCCCTCGGCGAAGAGGCGACGCCCGAAGCGATCGAGTCGTTCCGCGACGAACACGGGCTGAACGATCCGTTTTTCGTCCAGTTTGGACACTACGTTTACAATGCGGTGACCAAGTTTGATCTGGGGTATTCCTACAACATGAAGAGCCCCGTCTCGCAGGAACTGGCGATCCGCATCCCCACCACCATGAAGCTGGCCTTCGCCGCCGTGCTTTTCAGCACGCTGCTCGGCCTGCCGCTGGGGATCCTCAGTGCGATCAAGCAGTATTCGCTGCTTGACAGCGTCGTGACGGTCTTCATCCTGCTGGGCGTTTCCATGCCGACGTTCTGGACGGGGCTGCTGCTGATCCTGGCCTTTTCGGTAAAGCTGGGCTGGCTGCCTTCCATGGGCTTCGACACGCTGAGCGAGATGGTGCTGCCGGTGGTGACGTTGTCAGGCTCTTCGACGGCCTTGTTCGCCAAGATGACCCGCTCCAGCATGCTGGAGGTCATCAAGTCGGACTACATCAGAACGGCCCGCGCCAAGGGACAGAAGGAAGGCGTCGTGATCTGGCGTCACGCGCTGCCGAACGCGCTGATCCCCATCATGACCATTATCAGCATGCAGTTCGGAGCGTTGCTGGGCGGTTCCATCGTCACGGAGGCCATTTTCTCCATCTCCGGCGTCGGCCGTCTGATGCTCGAGGCCATAAACTTACGCGACTATCCGATCATTCAGGGCGGCGTTTTGTTCATCTCCGTGGCGTACTGCTTCATCAACCTTGCCGTCGATCTGCTGTACGCGGTGGTCGATCCCCGCATTCACGTTAAATAA
- a CDS encoding ABC transporter permease yields the protein MLKYTMIRLRRNYLALFGLFILVVLIVCAIFADQLAPFGYAQQDYMMIRKAPSAVHWLGTDEFGRDILSRLIYGSRISLQVGLIAVSISLVLGGLIGAVSGYFGGKLDNALMRLMDIQMAIPTILMAIVISSVLGPGLFNLMVAVGITYIPKFARLTRASVLSIKDQEFIEAARAMGASHTRIICLYILPNCAAPLIVQSTLSVANAILFAATLSFLGLGIQPPYPEWGGMLSAARPYLRNSAYMSIFPGLAIMFTILSLNFLGDGLRDALDPKQKR from the coding sequence ATGCTCAAGTACACGATGATCCGCCTGCGCCGCAACTATCTGGCGCTTTTCGGGTTGTTCATCCTCGTAGTGCTGATCGTCTGCGCCATTTTTGCCGACCAGCTGGCTCCCTTCGGATACGCCCAGCAGGATTACATGATGATCCGCAAGGCGCCTTCCGCCGTGCACTGGCTGGGTACCGACGAGTTCGGGCGCGACATTCTCAGCCGCCTGATCTACGGCTCGCGCATTTCGCTGCAGGTCGGCCTGATCGCCGTGTCCATCTCGCTGGTGCTCGGAGGGCTGATCGGCGCGGTTTCGGGGTATTTCGGCGGCAAGCTGGACAACGCGCTGATGCGTTTGATGGACATTCAGATGGCCATTCCCACGATTTTGATGGCGATCGTCATCTCTTCCGTGCTCGGTCCCGGACTGTTCAACCTGATGGTCGCCGTGGGCATCACCTACATTCCCAAGTTTGCCCGACTGACGCGCGCTTCGGTGCTTTCCATCAAGGATCAGGAATTCATCGAGGCGGCTCGCGCTATGGGCGCCTCGCACACGCGCATCATCTGCCTGTACATCCTGCCCAACTGCGCCGCGCCGCTGATCGTACAGTCCACGCTGAGCGTCGCCAATGCGATCCTGTTCGCCGCAACGCTGAGCTTCCTCGGGCTGGGCATTCAGCCGCCCTATCCCGAGTGGGGCGGTATGCTCTCGGCGGCCCGTCCGTATCTGCGCAACAGCGCCTATATGAGCATTTTTCCCGGGCTGGCCATCATGTTCACGATTCTGTCGCTGAACTTTCTCGGCGACGGTCTCCGCGACGCCCTTGACCCCAAGCAGAAGCGATAG
- a CDS encoding ABC transporter ATP-binding protein has product MSENKDILLDIKDLSVQFNTDSGVVKAVNHLNLQLERGKSLGFVGETGAGKTTTALSILQLIQTPPGEITSGEILFNGVDVRRMTEAEKRRLRGGDISMIFQDPMTSLNPIMTVEEQIMEMVSLHLNLKGEAARERAIEMLRLVGIRPERAKDFPHQFSGGMRQRVVIAIALACRPQLIIADEPTTALDVTIQAQVLELIKKLQQSEKTSMLLITHDLGIVAETCDSVAIMYGGHLVEYSGIKELYTNPRHPYTQGLFNAVPTLESPLGSRLAVIPGLPPDPTNLPKGCSFSPRCPYAKDVCHERACGMREAEPGHFVDCHFPLTPESGNAFLERPSKEAE; this is encoded by the coding sequence ATGAGCGAAAACAAAGACATTCTTCTCGACATAAAGGATCTTTCCGTTCAGTTCAACACGGATTCCGGCGTGGTCAAGGCGGTCAACCATCTGAACTTGCAGCTTGAGCGCGGCAAGTCTCTGGGATTCGTCGGCGAAACGGGCGCCGGCAAGACGACGACGGCCCTTTCCATTCTGCAGCTGATCCAGACGCCTCCCGGCGAGATCACCAGCGGCGAAATCCTGTTCAACGGGGTGGACGTGCGACGGATGACGGAGGCGGAGAAGCGCCGTCTGCGCGGCGGCGACATCTCCATGATCTTCCAGGATCCGATGACGTCGCTCAATCCGATCATGACGGTCGAAGAGCAGATCATGGAAATGGTCTCTCTGCACCTCAACCTGAAAGGCGAAGCGGCCCGCGAACGCGCCATCGAGATGCTGCGTCTCGTCGGCATCCGTCCCGAGCGCGCCAAGGACTTTCCCCACCAGTTTTCCGGCGGCATGCGCCAGCGCGTGGTGATCGCTATCGCCTTGGCCTGCCGTCCGCAGCTGATCATCGCCGACGAGCCGACCACGGCGCTGGACGTGACGATTCAGGCGCAGGTTCTGGAGCTGATCAAAAAGCTGCAGCAGAGCGAAAAAACGTCGATGCTGCTGATCACTCACGACCTGGGGATCGTGGCCGAGACCTGCGACAGCGTGGCGATCATGTACGGCGGGCATCTGGTGGAGTACTCCGGCATCAAGGAGCTGTACACCAATCCCAGGCATCCCTACACGCAGGGGCTGTTCAACGCCGTTCCAACGCTCGAAAGCCCTCTCGGCAGCCGGCTGGCCGTGATCCCCGGTCTGCCGCCCGACCCGACCAATCTGCCCAAGGGCTGTTCTTTTTCGCCGCGCTGCCCCTACGCCAAGGATGTCTGCCATGAGCGCGCCTGCGGCATGCGCGAGGCGGAGCCGGGACACTTTGTGGACTGTCACTTCCCGCTGACGCCCGAATCCGGCAACGCGTTTCTTGAGCGTCCTTCCAAGGAGGCCGAATAG